A part of Sulfurimonas sp. HSL-1716 genomic DNA contains:
- a CDS encoding site-2 protease family protein, which produces MDFIDILKIITAVLALMIAIIGHEIMHGFIAYKYGDMTAKNAGRLSINPLIHVDMVGTIIVPAVLYFLPLLLGAGGGFIFGWAKPVPVDMRTVIMRGGYNAAMQVSLAGIVYNFTVAAFASIILVSMSSPTTADSIVYIFAYMLVMQLVVINVVLGVFNLLPIPQFDGAHFLMYLALKFNQREVAETFYKLERYGMIIVLIVIMTPLKDYLLILPVQMVLKLLLS; this is translated from the coding sequence ATGGACTTTATTGATATCTTAAAGATCATAACGGCCGTTTTGGCGCTTATGATAGCTATTATCGGACATGAGATCATGCACGGCTTCATCGCATACAAATATGGGGATATGACGGCCAAAAACGCAGGACGTCTCTCTATTAACCCTCTTATCCATGTGGATATGGTTGGAACGATCATCGTCCCGGCGGTACTATATTTCCTGCCTCTTCTTTTGGGTGCAGGCGGAGGGTTCATCTTCGGCTGGGCAAAACCTGTTCCCGTAGATATGAGAACGGTTATAATGAGAGGCGGATACAATGCAGCGATGCAGGTGAGCCTTGCGGGGATAGTCTATAACTTTACTGTCGCGGCGTTTGCCTCTATCATCCTTGTATCTATGAGCAGCCCGACTACCGCCGATTCCATCGTCTATATCTTCGCATATATGCTGGTGATGCAGTTAGTCGTCATAAACGTTGTTTTGGGAGTCTTCAACCTTCTTCCGATACCACAGTTCGACGGTGCGCATTTTTTGATGTACTTAGCACTCAAGTTCAACCAAAGAGAGGTAGCTGAAACCTTTTATAAGCTGGAACGTTATGGTATGATTATAGTACTTATTGTGATCATGACACCGTTAAAAGATTACTTGTTGATATTACCAGTACAAATGGTTTTAAAACTACTCTTATCATAA
- a CDS encoding adenine phosphoribosyltransferase, which yields MTQEDLKIINDAIRDIPDFPKPGIVFKDITTLLNDGHAFSVLMEHLAARYKDYGLDFIAGIDARGFIFGAALAQMLGTGFVPIRKKGKLPYTTISEKYSLEYGFDEVEIHIDAFRDVKGAKVLLIDDLIATGGTANAAASLINKTGAVCVEACFILALNFLEGKKVLEKQTKVYSVIGID from the coding sequence ATGACACAAGAAGATTTAAAGATCATAAACGACGCGATCCGCGATATACCGGATTTTCCAAAACCGGGCATAGTATTTAAAGATATCACGACCCTTTTAAACGACGGGCATGCTTTTTCGGTACTTATGGAGCATTTAGCCGCAAGATACAAAGATTACGGGCTTGATTTTATCGCAGGCATAGACGCACGCGGTTTTATATTCGGAGCCGCTCTTGCACAGATGCTCGGCACGGGATTCGTGCCTATCAGAAAAAAGGGAAAGCTTCCCTACACGACCATCTCCGAAAAATATTCTTTGGAGTACGGGTTTGATGAGGTCGAGATACACATTGACGCTTTTAGAGACGTCAAAGGCGCAAAAGTCCTTCTTATCGACGATCTCATTGCGACAGGCGGAACGGCAAATGCCGCTGCCTCTCTTATCAATAAAACGGGTGCCGTATGTGTCGAAGCCTGTTTTATACTTGCATTGAACTTCTTAGAAGGCAAAAAAGTATTGGAAAAACAGACAAAAGTTTACAGCGTAATAGGAATCGATTAA
- the trpB gene encoding tryptophan synthase subunit beta, translating into MYIPSPSKFDPQTNGHFGIFGGRYVPETLMPALLNLEKEYDKIRFDKDFWKEVDYYLKDYVGRPSPLYYAHNVSEELGAKIYLKREDLNHTGAHKVNNVIAQGLMAKRLGYKKVIAETGAGQHGVATATIAALLGLECEIFMGAKDVARQELNVFRMKLLGAKVNSVVSGSRTLKDAMNDAIRHWVTNARDTFYIIGTVAGPHPYPMMVRDFQAIIGYEARAQILEKENRLPDHVIACIGGGSNAIGAFQHFLEDKEVRCIGVEAGGLGVETDKHGCSLLKGRPGVLHGQMSYLLQDDDGQVLEAHSISAGLDYPGIGPEHAFHKENDSVTYGHATDKEALDAFVWLSQKEGIIPAFESAHAIAYLKKIEDIKGKLIIVNLSGRGDKDMIQAKDLLHFD; encoded by the coding sequence ATGTATATACCATCACCATCAAAGTTTGATCCGCAGACAAACGGACATTTTGGCATATTCGGAGGACGTTATGTTCCCGAAACACTAATGCCTGCTCTTTTGAACCTTGAAAAAGAGTACGATAAGATCAGATTTGACAAAGATTTCTGGAAAGAGGTCGATTACTACCTAAAAGACTACGTAGGACGTCCCTCTCCGCTGTATTACGCACATAACGTCTCTGAAGAGCTCGGTGCAAAAATCTATTTGAAACGCGAAGATCTGAACCATACCGGAGCACACAAAGTAAACAACGTTATAGCACAGGGGTTGATGGCAAAACGCCTCGGCTATAAAAAGGTCATAGCCGAAACCGGAGCAGGACAGCACGGCGTGGCAACTGCTACAATTGCAGCGCTTTTAGGTCTGGAATGCGAAATATTTATGGGTGCAAAAGATGTTGCCCGTCAAGAGTTAAACGTCTTTAGAATGAAGCTTTTAGGTGCGAAGGTCAACTCCGTAGTAAGCGGTTCAAGGACCTTAAAAGATGCGATGAACGATGCCATCCGACATTGGGTAACGAATGCGCGCGATACGTTTTATATCATAGGAACGGTCGCCGGTCCGCATCCCTACCCTATGATGGTTCGTGATTTTCAAGCCATCATCGGATATGAAGCACGCGCTCAGATACTTGAAAAAGAGAACCGCCTGCCCGATCACGTCATAGCATGTATCGGCGGCGGAAGCAATGCCATCGGAGCGTTTCAGCACTTTTTAGAAGACAAAGAGGTACGATGTATCGGTGTAGAAGCAGGCGGTCTCGGTGTAGAGACGGACAAACACGGCTGTTCTCTTCTTAAAGGACGTCCCGGCGTTTTACATGGACAGATGAGCTACCTGCTTCAAGACGACGACGGACAGGTTCTTGAAGCCCACTCCATCTCTGCGGGGCTCGATTATCCGGGAATTGGACCCGAACATGCATTTCACAAAGAGAACGACAGCGTCACTTACGGTCATGCTACGGATAAAGAAGCGTTAGACGCTTTTGTATGGCTGAGTCAAAAAGAGGGAATCATTCCTGCCTTTGAAAGTGCTCATGCCATAGCATATCTCAAAAAAATAGAAGATATCAAAGGCAAGCTGATTATCGTCAACCTCTCGGGCCGCGGCGATAAGGACATGATTCAGGCAAAAGACCTGCTTCATTTCGATTAA
- a CDS encoding aldolase/citrate lyase family protein has product MDETFLRSIEKALKDNDLSALDKLAVPKHRVINKKEDYRSVLMLSAHNFKHFLKIPSLDAECIMINLEDGVSKEQKPFALALCAIFLSYYSECGKKLVVRVNALDEGGYDEITYLNQFKPDAVRVPKIRTAKEVKNVLHLLDDDIELHLSVETCESWANLASLKVNKRVKAFYLGILDLFADMRLPQAQIRRDNPTLVYILSHFLVTCKALRVKPVSFVYQDFKNLEEFRSWLELEKSMGFDAKGCISPSQTALVNEIFQDEALQIERAKVIVRLFEMNRDLGITGFVDEEYGFIDEPIYKGALALLKEKDL; this is encoded by the coding sequence ATGGACGAAACTTTTTTAAGATCGATAGAAAAAGCGCTAAAAGACAACGACCTTTCGGCGCTGGACAAACTGGCGGTACCCAAACACAGGGTCATAAACAAAAAAGAGGATTATCGGTCCGTCCTTATGCTTTCGGCTCACAACTTCAAACATTTTTTAAAGATCCCCTCTCTTGATGCGGAATGCATAATGATCAACCTCGAAGACGGCGTTTCAAAGGAACAAAAACCGTTTGCTCTTGCGCTTTGCGCCATCTTTCTCTCTTATTACAGTGAGTGCGGTAAAAAGCTAGTTGTACGTGTGAACGCCTTGGACGAGGGCGGTTATGACGAGATAACCTACCTCAATCAGTTTAAGCCAGATGCCGTCCGTGTACCAAAAATAAGAACTGCAAAAGAGGTTAAGAATGTTCTTCATCTTCTTGATGATGATATAGAACTGCATCTCTCTGTGGAGACTTGTGAATCCTGGGCAAATTTGGCGTCGCTGAAAGTAAATAAACGGGTAAAGGCATTTTATCTTGGTATTTTGGATCTGTTTGCCGATATGCGTCTTCCCCAAGCGCAGATCAGGCGCGATAATCCTACACTCGTATACATCCTAAGCCATTTTCTCGTTACCTGCAAGGCTTTGCGAGTAAAGCCCGTTTCCTTCGTCTATCAGGATTTTAAGAACCTTGAGGAGTTTAGATCGTGGCTGGAGCTGGAAAAGAGTATGGGATTTGATGCAAAAGGGTGTATTTCACCGTCTCAAACGGCTTTGGTAAACGAGATATTTCAAGACGAAGCACTCCAGATCGAACGTGCCAAGGTGATAGTCAGGCTTTTTGAGATGAACAGAGATCTAGGTATAACGGGGTTTGTGGACGAAGAGTACGGTTTTATAGACGAACCGATCTATAAGGGGGCTTTGGCGCTCTTAAAAGAAAAAGATCTTTAA
- a CDS encoding tetratricopeptide repeat protein has product MRILLLTIIFFSALYSKETAIDSFKTYKDEELKLMVQSFLYKGDTENAYKVALIGYKKYPRSIFWNKKIIDTAKWTNRPQEAVKYEMDLYKKTHNPKLRDEIIDYGLSMYQYQQIEDLVVQRAKTDPNEKNIKMMIFVENSLGTPEKAATILAQEYKKDKTKTVLLTQELQLYLDTGDLYSAQKIVNIIEKQKLYTVQNATLLSYYYYLKKDLKASYNALLLIKTTPDPANTRYYQLLSDLSWYMQDYKTATEASAFLIQSDKARLTDYVRVMQVYETVNPALGSKTAGDAYSKYKLSYLFYSFANSAIRLNEYEKLQAAIKKIDDSDDAIKNEANYWIIKADVYLHFNKRFLAQEALNKALVLGKNNLDVQLNVFWFYLDHEMNKELKEMIHNIEDKGDVESVFYIPFASAYYQFNEVDNADYYMKKVIDTHKSLTGTTDFKFLQAYIYQSQNNEGGYIKKLKEILKDMSMRASMHPEITSTNEFWVSYLNAAMPVIDADKFEKDLHFAKRYLTSKDYDEISYNWATRNNANEKSHRIYNKIANRELWMRFNDAVLFQNHTNIENIIDEDLNRQTQTDTTAAARDDGQISLAQSLNYDMLDKNGFNQDAYIQQIELSKQRGDQFDSEFSYYSRKPLLQKYVKLGNRTYIPGGWDLYTSAGYFNNSSLDTDTLDHLKADTIEGDAALRKRFDRSYIQVHGGYKAFLKSYPVYGISAHSRISTDLQANVMLEKNMNADDTAQLSAAGKKDMLSAGLTWSILDSTSLEMLYERNRFLSQDDVDIGYGDYARISLSKQYRNGYPDIGVSVYVDNGTYNETASSHGVIDEVQNGNLTVLPNDFYNIGAELRYGMQNSEIYTRVWRPYFSISSYYSSLNTSGNISMNVGYGGKVFHQDHMVIGASFSNTTYSSTDSTLQFFIRYQFMYMHP; this is encoded by the coding sequence ATGCGTATTTTACTGTTAACAATCATATTTTTCTCGGCACTATACTCCAAAGAGACGGCTATCGATAGCTTCAAGACATACAAAGATGAAGAACTAAAACTGATGGTCCAATCCTTTCTCTATAAAGGAGATACCGAAAACGCGTATAAAGTCGCCCTTATAGGGTACAAAAAATATCCAAGATCCATCTTTTGGAACAAAAAGATAATCGACACGGCAAAATGGACGAATCGTCCGCAAGAAGCGGTGAAGTACGAAATGGATCTCTATAAAAAAACCCATAATCCAAAACTCAGAGACGAGATCATCGACTACGGTTTGAGCATGTACCAATACCAGCAGATAGAAGACCTTGTCGTACAAAGAGCCAAAACAGACCCGAACGAAAAAAACATAAAGATGATGATCTTTGTGGAAAATAGTCTGGGAACTCCCGAAAAAGCGGCGACTATCTTAGCACAAGAGTATAAAAAAGATAAAACTAAAACTGTTCTGCTTACGCAGGAATTGCAGCTTTATCTCGATACGGGAGATCTTTATTCGGCTCAAAAAATCGTAAATATCATAGAAAAGCAGAAACTCTATACCGTTCAAAATGCCACCCTGCTGTCGTATTACTATTATTTAAAAAAAGATCTAAAAGCATCGTACAATGCTCTTTTACTGATAAAAACGACTCCTGATCCGGCAAATACAAGATATTATCAGCTGCTTAGCGATCTCAGCTGGTATATGCAAGATTATAAAACGGCTACGGAAGCTTCGGCCTTTTTGATACAAAGCGACAAGGCTAGACTGACGGATTATGTAAGGGTAATGCAGGTGTATGAAACCGTTAATCCGGCACTTGGCTCAAAAACTGCAGGCGATGCATACTCGAAATATAAGCTCTCATACCTCTTTTATAGTTTTGCCAACAGTGCCATAAGGTTGAACGAATACGAAAAACTTCAAGCTGCGATTAAAAAGATAGACGATTCGGACGATGCGATAAAAAACGAAGCGAATTATTGGATAATCAAAGCCGACGTGTATCTTCATTTCAATAAGCGTTTTTTGGCGCAAGAAGCCCTGAACAAAGCGCTTGTTTTAGGCAAAAACAATCTAGACGTCCAACTGAACGTATTTTGGTTCTATCTTGACCATGAGATGAATAAAGAGCTTAAAGAGATGATCCATAACATCGAAGACAAAGGAGATGTCGAGTCCGTTTTTTATATCCCTTTTGCATCTGCATACTATCAATTCAACGAAGTAGACAATGCCGATTATTATATGAAAAAAGTCATAGACACTCACAAAAGCCTTACCGGTACTACCGATTTTAAATTTTTACAGGCATATATCTATCAAAGCCAAAACAACGAAGGCGGATATATCAAAAAATTAAAAGAGATACTAAAAGATATGAGCATGCGAGCCTCTATGCATCCTGAAATAACCTCTACAAACGAATTCTGGGTCTCATATCTCAATGCGGCGATGCCTGTGATCGATGCGGACAAATTTGAAAAAGACCTGCATTTCGCCAAAAGATATTTGACATCCAAAGATTACGATGAGATATCGTATAATTGGGCGACAAGAAACAATGCGAATGAGAAAAGCCATAGGATATACAACAAGATCGCAAACAGAGAGTTGTGGATGAGATTCAACGATGCCGTGCTCTTTCAAAACCATACGAATATAGAAAACATCATAGACGAAGACTTGAACAGACAGACCCAAACAGATACCACTGCCGCCGCAAGAGACGACGGGCAGATATCTCTTGCGCAGTCGTTAAATTACGATATGCTCGACAAGAACGGTTTTAATCAGGATGCCTATATACAGCAAATAGAGCTCTCAAAACAAAGAGGCGACCAGTTTGATTCCGAGTTCTCTTACTACAGCAGAAAACCGCTGCTGCAAAAATACGTAAAACTTGGAAATCGCACTTATATTCCCGGAGGCTGGGATCTTTATACTTCGGCAGGCTATTTTAACAACAGCTCTTTGGATACGGATACTCTGGATCATCTAAAAGCCGATACGATAGAGGGAGATGCGGCGCTTAGAAAAAGATTTGACAGATCATACATACAGGTTCACGGAGGCTATAAAGCCTTTCTTAAAAGCTATCCCGTATACGGCATCTCGGCACATTCACGCATCAGCACCGATCTTCAGGCCAATGTTATGCTAGAAAAGAACATGAACGCAGATGACACGGCACAGCTCTCAGCTGCAGGGAAAAAAGATATGCTGAGTGCGGGTTTAACGTGGAGCATCTTGGATTCGACATCTTTGGAGATGCTGTATGAAAGAAACCGTTTCTTATCTCAAGACGATGTCGATATCGGATACGGGGATTATGCCAGAATTTCTTTAAGCAAACAGTACAGAAACGGCTATCCGGACATCGGTGTAAGCGTCTATGTAGATAACGGGACATACAATGAGACCGCATCTTCTCACGGTGTTATAGACGAAGTTCAAAACGGAAACTTAACGGTCTTGCCGAACGATTTTTACAACATCGGAGCGGAACTGAGATACGGTATGCAAAACAGTGAGATATATACAAGGGTATGGAGACCCTATTTCTCTATCTCCTCATATTACAGCAGTCTCAACACAAGCGGCAATATCTCCATGAATGTAGGATACGGAGGAAAAGTGTTTCATCAGGATCATATGGTCATAGGGGCGAGCTTTTCCAACACGACATACAGTTCGACCGACAGCACGTTGCAGTTTTTTATACGATATCAGTTTATGTATATGCACCCATAA
- the folD gene encoding bifunctional methylenetetrahydrofolate dehydrogenase/methenyltetrahydrofolate cyclohydrolase FolD: protein MKLLDGKTLAKKIENEVSAGAQLLKEQTGRVPGLAVILVGNDPASQAYVSMKKKACDRVGFYSVTHEMPNSISQEAIENTITMMNNNPNIDGILIQLPLPPQIDTTKLLELVSPSKDVDGFHPYNVGRLTTGLDGFVPCTPLGVMELFKEYDIDLRGKNCVVVGASNIVGKPLASLLLNAEATVEICHIFTDDLKKHTLNADIILVGVGVIDLIKEDMVKEGAIIIDIGINRTDEGKLVGDVDFENVSKKCSYITPVPGGVGPMTISMLLSNTLKAAKIHSKEVK, encoded by the coding sequence ATGAAGCTTCTTGACGGTAAAACTTTAGCAAAAAAAATCGAAAACGAGGTATCGGCAGGTGCACAGCTGCTCAAAGAACAGACCGGAAGAGTCCCCGGTTTGGCTGTTATTTTGGTAGGAAACGATCCTGCCAGTCAGGCATATGTAAGCATGAAGAAAAAAGCCTGCGACAGAGTCGGTTTTTACTCGGTCACGCATGAGATGCCAAACAGTATATCCCAAGAAGCTATCGAAAACACCATTACGATGATGAACAATAACCCCAATATCGACGGGATCCTTATCCAGCTTCCGCTTCCCCCGCAGATAGATACGACAAAACTTCTTGAACTCGTTTCTCCGAGCAAGGACGTAGACGGCTTTCATCCCTACAACGTCGGACGCCTGACAACCGGACTTGACGGTTTTGTACCGTGTACGCCGCTTGGAGTGATGGAGCTGTTTAAGGAGTACGATATAGATCTCAGAGGAAAGAACTGTGTCGTCGTAGGCGCATCGAACATCGTCGGAAAACCGCTGGCTTCGCTTCTTTTAAATGCCGAAGCGACCGTAGAAATCTGCCATATATTTACCGATGATTTAAAAAAGCATACCCTCAATGCTGATATAATTTTAGTCGGCGTAGGTGTTATCGATCTTATCAAAGAAGATATGGTAAAAGAGGGAGCGATCATCATAGATATCGGTATCAATAGAACGGATGAAGGCAAACTCGTCGGCGACGTAGACTTTGAGAACGTATCGAAAAAATGTTCATATATAACTCCCGTACCGGGCGGTGTCGGTCCCATGACGATATCCATGCTGCTCAGCAACACTCTAAAAGCTGCCAAAATTCATTCTAAAGAAGTTAAATGA
- a CDS encoding cytochrome c — protein MKWLLLLMIPMYIFAAASFITEDEYASSLYKNPRGIGCDKCHGENGKGLLVAKYVDNGVQKEFRGPDITALGFKKFYESLDSRKRGMPRYFLTKDEIETLYKYLHKEKK, from the coding sequence ATGAAATGGTTACTATTATTAATGATACCGATGTATATATTTGCCGCCGCGTCATTTATAACGGAGGATGAGTACGCTTCTTCGTTGTATAAAAATCCAAGAGGAATAGGGTGTGACAAATGTCATGGAGAGAACGGAAAAGGACTGCTTGTCGCGAAATATGTGGATAACGGCGTACAAAAAGAGTTTCGAGGTCCCGATATCACGGCACTTGGATTTAAAAAGTTCTATGAATCTTTAGACAGCCGAAAAAGAGGCATGCCTCGATATTTTCTGACCAAAGATGAAATAGAGACGCTTTATAAATACCTGCATAAGGAGAAAAAGTGA
- the rpiB gene encoding ribose 5-phosphate isomerase B, translated as MKFYIATDHAGVDLKDYTVELLKQKGHEVVDLGPFSKDRVDYPDYAVKVAQSVLDDKESQGILICGSGIGMSIAANRFHGIRAALCHDAYTAQVARGHNDANILCFGERIVGKGVAESIIDSWLASGFEGGRHAGRVEKIESIQG; from the coding sequence ATGAAATTTTATATCGCTACAGATCACGCCGGAGTCGATCTGAAAGACTATACGGTCGAACTGCTGAAGCAAAAAGGGCATGAGGTCGTCGATCTCGGGCCATTTAGCAAAGACAGGGTCGATTACCCGGACTATGCGGTAAAAGTCGCGCAAAGCGTGCTTGATGACAAAGAGAGTCAGGGTATCCTTATCTGCGGTTCGGGGATCGGGATGAGCATCGCGGCAAACCGCTTTCACGGTATCCGCGCCGCACTTTGCCATGATGCCTACACCGCTCAGGTCGCAAGGGGTCATAATGACGCAAACATCCTATGTTTCGGCGAACGTATCGTGGGCAAAGGCGTCGCCGAATCGATCATAGACAGCTGGCTTGCTTCGGGTTTTGAGGGCGGCCGTCATGCGGGACGCGTTGAGAAGATAGAATCTATACAAGGATAA
- a CDS encoding leucyl aminopeptidase, producing the protein MNLDLVNDIKSDVSVEFLTKETLKKHKQKKLLEKAGFEAAQDSLCFLHESGVLACGVEALESDCIRSAASQAIKALKSSKNESASFSVDAKSLEAIVEGVILGGYEYNRYKSEPKETALQDIYLICKDIKKLSQSFQEAVIIAEATCFTRDLVNTTPEDLHPSSLSEIAKELAKENKLSCKVLGEKELHKEKMGAMLAVGRASRHESQLIHLTYKPKKAKKVITLVGKGLTYDSGGLSLKPATSMVTMKMDKAGACAILGMIKAVSELGLDVEVHAFIGAVENMIGGDAYKPDDVLVARSKKTVEVRNTDAEGRLVLCDVLDYAQDKVKADYIFDFATLTGACMVALGQYTTGVMGHSSKLKHDFFTAAERSGELIGSLPFNRHLKKLLKSEIADISNVSSKPYGGAITAGLFLDNFIKDENKEKWLHFDIAGSAYTESPWDCNVYGATGAGVRLMSSFLKKVQTAK; encoded by the coding sequence ATGAATTTAGATCTGGTAAACGATATAAAAAGCGATGTTAGCGTAGAGTTTTTGACAAAAGAAACACTAAAGAAACATAAACAAAAAAAGCTGCTTGAAAAAGCGGGCTTTGAAGCGGCCCAGGATTCTCTTTGCTTTTTACATGAAAGCGGTGTTCTTGCATGCGGCGTCGAAGCTTTGGAGAGCGATTGCATCAGAAGTGCCGCAAGCCAGGCGATAAAAGCACTCAAATCCTCCAAAAACGAATCTGCATCGTTTTCCGTCGATGCAAAAAGCTTGGAAGCGATCGTAGAGGGTGTCATTCTCGGAGGATATGAATACAACAGATACAAATCCGAACCCAAAGAAACGGCATTACAGGATATCTACCTTATATGTAAAGATATCAAAAAGCTCTCTCAGTCTTTCCAAGAAGCGGTCATCATAGCCGAAGCGACCTGTTTTACGCGCGATTTGGTCAACACCACCCCTGAAGACCTGCACCCTTCAAGCTTATCCGAAATAGCCAAAGAGCTTGCCAAAGAGAACAAGCTTAGCTGCAAAGTGCTAGGAGAAAAAGAGCTCCACAAGGAAAAGATGGGTGCGATGCTCGCTGTCGGACGCGCTTCGCGCCATGAGAGCCAGCTTATCCATTTGACATACAAACCCAAAAAAGCCAAAAAAGTAATCACTTTAGTAGGCAAAGGTCTTACTTACGACAGCGGAGGACTCAGTCTCAAACCTGCGACCTCTATGGTCACGATGAAAATGGACAAAGCGGGTGCGTGCGCCATTCTCGGGATGATTAAAGCGGTAAGCGAGCTGGGACTTGACGTCGAAGTACACGCCTTTATCGGAGCCGTCGAGAATATGATCGGCGGAGATGCGTACAAACCAGACGACGTACTGGTAGCCCGCAGCAAAAAAACGGTAGAAGTCAGAAATACCGACGCAGAAGGCCGTCTGGTGCTATGCGATGTACTTGATTATGCGCAAGATAAAGTTAAAGCGGATTACATATTTGATTTTGCGACGCTTACCGGTGCCTGCATGGTAGCACTCGGACAATATACGACGGGAGTCATGGGACACTCAAGCAAGCTCAAACATGACTTTTTTACAGCTGCCGAGAGATCGGGAGAGCTGATAGGATCGCTTCCTTTTAACAGGCATCTGAAAAAACTTCTAAAAAGCGAGATAGCCGATATCTCCAACGTCTCATCCAAACCGTACGGCGGAGCTATCACGGCAGGACTTTTTCTGGACAACTTCATTAAAGATGAGAACAAAGAAAAATGGCTGCATTTTGATATCGCCGGATCGGCTTACACCGAATCTCCATGGGATTGTAACGTGTACGGTGCAACCGGTGCGGGTGTCAGATTGATGAGCAGTTTCTTAAAAAAAGTTCAAACCGCAAAATAA
- the lepB gene encoding signal peptidase I, with protein sequence MKNFLYKTYKFSNSWPGTIIIVLFIIFFVAQAFRIPSGSMKDSLLIGDHLFAKKFVYGIPTPHIPFLEISITPWTKDLHLVDGDEPKRGDIVIFRYPHNVKLHYVKRCVALPGDKLFVKHKDLYLRPREGDEFINKNYPKENIVTINGELWVKNPYMKQHPGIHHDDRIQGDTPVLLANDGRMEIINSQERFNMVVSNIYKLSDNIRLLKHNPIFETEVVTVPKRSYFMMGDNRDHSNDSRFWGPVPYANLEGTPWFIYFSMSDNYEIRWDRMGKTPADLEQPEYLNRAIAERVKEDKKDNGLY encoded by the coding sequence ATGAAAAACTTTTTATACAAGACCTATAAATTTTCAAACTCATGGCCGGGAACGATCATCATCGTTTTATTCATCATCTTTTTTGTCGCACAGGCGTTTAGGATACCAAGCGGTTCCATGAAAGACTCTCTTCTTATCGGAGACCACCTCTTTGCCAAAAAATTTGTTTACGGCATCCCTACCCCGCACATCCCGTTTTTGGAGATATCCATCACCCCTTGGACAAAAGATCTGCATCTGGTTGACGGGGACGAGCCCAAACGCGGCGATATCGTGATATTCAGATATCCGCATAACGTAAAACTTCATTATGTGAAGAGATGTGTAGCGCTTCCCGGCGACAAACTGTTCGTAAAACATAAAGATCTTTATCTTCGTCCCCGCGAGGGAGATGAATTCATAAACAAAAACTACCCTAAAGAGAACATTGTTACGATAAACGGAGAACTCTGGGTCAAGAATCCTTATATGAAACAGCATCCCGGTATCCATCATGACGACAGAATACAAGGAGACACTCCGGTACTGCTTGCAAACGACGGCAGAATGGAGATAATCAACTCACAAGAAAGATTCAATATGGTAGTCTCAAACATTTACAAGCTTTCTGACAATATAAGACTTTTAAAACATAATCCGATCTTTGAGACCGAAGTCGTAACGGTGCCAAAAAGAAGCTATTTTATGATGGGAGACAACCGTGATCACAGCAACGACAGCCGTTTTTGGGGTCCCGTACCGTATGCGAATCTCGAAGGAACGCCTTGGTTCATCTATTTTAGCATGAGCGACAATTATGAGATCAGATGGGACAGAATGGGTAAAACTCCTGCAGACCTCGAACAGCCAGAGTATCTGAACCGCGCCATAGCCGAAAGAGTAAAAGAGGATAAAAAAGATAATGGACTTTATTGA